Proteins from a single region of Nocardioides anomalus:
- a CDS encoding Na+/H+ antiporter — protein MAAVEITLLLCGLAVGVLACTWVAEKVDVPAPFLLVVVGVIASYVPWVPNVELSEDVVLFGLLPPLLYAAAQSTSLIDFRVNKRPILLLSVGLVAFTTAGVAVVTHLLLPGVTWPVAFAIGAVVAPPDAVAATAIGRRIGLPRRVVTILEGESLLNDATALVALGTAVSLIGGGHFSVPHVGLDFLLAAGGGVLVGLVFFFVVARVRKHLQDPVLDSALSLVVPFLAFAVSEEVHASGVIAVVVAGLLLGHQAPVLQSAQSRIAERLNWRTIAFLLENAVFLLIGLQAWKIIRDAGEGSLSWGRILAVCFAALGTCIVLRLAWVFPSRYLLVRPGPDPVTGEQPPWTSTFMLGWAGMRGVVTLAAAFVIPEDTPYREVLLLTAFTVVAGTLFLQGMTLPWFARRLRVPSPDPAEDALARATLLQQASKAALHRLDDLEYDDQQGVVDLIRQRLDQRNFAAWERLGTVADRESPSDLYARVRLSMLEAERTKVLKIRDSGKVDSDVVADVLAMLDVEESMLDIATDERRELQEYSRRRRTGFVCDDLNRYPVVETAASPVCQHCLDDGLEWVALRQCLECGEVGCCDSSAGQHATAHFHETTHPVMETAEPGEDWRWCYVHHATA, from the coding sequence ATGGCCGCCGTGGAGATCACCCTGCTGCTGTGCGGCCTGGCGGTGGGTGTGCTCGCGTGCACCTGGGTGGCCGAGAAGGTCGACGTGCCGGCGCCGTTCCTGCTCGTCGTGGTCGGCGTCATCGCCTCCTACGTCCCCTGGGTGCCGAACGTCGAGCTCTCCGAGGACGTGGTGCTGTTCGGCCTGCTGCCGCCACTGCTGTACGCCGCCGCGCAGAGCACGTCGCTCATCGACTTCCGGGTCAACAAGCGGCCGATCCTGCTGCTGTCCGTCGGCCTGGTCGCGTTCACGACCGCCGGCGTCGCCGTGGTGACCCACCTGCTGCTGCCCGGCGTGACCTGGCCGGTGGCCTTTGCGATCGGCGCCGTGGTCGCGCCGCCCGACGCCGTCGCGGCCACCGCGATCGGGCGCCGGATCGGGCTGCCGCGCCGCGTGGTCACCATCCTCGAGGGCGAGTCCCTGCTCAACGACGCGACCGCGCTGGTCGCGCTGGGCACGGCGGTCTCGCTCATCGGCGGCGGGCACTTCAGCGTGCCGCACGTCGGCCTGGACTTCCTGCTGGCCGCCGGTGGCGGCGTACTGGTCGGGCTCGTGTTCTTCTTCGTGGTCGCGCGGGTGCGCAAGCACCTCCAGGACCCGGTCCTGGACAGCGCGCTGTCGCTGGTCGTGCCGTTCCTGGCCTTCGCGGTCTCCGAGGAGGTGCACGCCTCCGGCGTGATCGCCGTCGTGGTCGCCGGCCTGCTGCTCGGTCACCAGGCGCCGGTCCTGCAGAGCGCGCAGTCGCGGATCGCCGAGCGGCTCAACTGGCGCACCATCGCGTTCCTGCTGGAGAACGCCGTCTTCCTGCTCATCGGCCTGCAGGCCTGGAAGATCATCAGGGACGCCGGCGAGGGCTCACTGTCCTGGGGCCGGATCCTCGCGGTCTGCTTCGCCGCGCTCGGGACCTGCATCGTGCTGCGGCTCGCCTGGGTCTTCCCGTCGCGCTACCTGCTGGTGCGCCCCGGCCCGGACCCCGTCACCGGCGAGCAGCCGCCGTGGACCTCGACGTTCATGCTCGGCTGGGCCGGCATGCGCGGCGTGGTCACGCTCGCCGCGGCGTTCGTCATCCCCGAAGACACGCCGTACCGCGAGGTCCTGCTCCTCACCGCCTTCACGGTCGTCGCCGGCACCCTCTTCCTCCAGGGCATGACCCTGCCGTGGTTCGCCCGCCGGCTCCGCGTGCCCAGCCCCGACCCCGCCGAGGACGCCCTCGCCCGCGCCACGCTGCTGCAGCAGGCCTCGAAGGCCGCCCTGCACCGCCTCGACGACCTGGAGTACGACGACCAGCAGGGCGTCGTCGACCTCATCCGCCAGCGCCTCGACCAGCGCAACTTCGCCGCCTGGGAGCGCCTCGGCACCGTCGCCGACCGCGAGTCGCCCTCCGACCTCTACGCCCGCGTCCGCCTCTCCATGCTCGAGGCCGAGCGCACCAAGGTCCTCAAGATCCGCGACTCCGGCAAGGTCGACTCCGACGTCGTCGCCGACGTCCTCGCCATGCTCGACGTCGAGGAGTCGATGCTCGACATCGCCACCGACGAGCGCCGCGAGCTGCAGGAGTACTCCCGCCGCCGGCGTACCGGCTTCGTCTGCGACGACCTCAACCGCTACCCCGTCGTCGAGACCGCCGCCTCCCCGGTGTGCCAGCACTGCCTCGACGACGGCCTCGAGTGGGTCGCCCTGCGCCAGTGCCTCGAGTGCGGCGAGGTCGGCTGCTGCGACAGCTCCGCCGGCCAGCACGCGACGGCCCACTTCCACGAGACCACGCATCCCGTGATGGAGACGGCTGAGCCGGGTGAGGACTGGCGCTGGTGCTACGTGCACCACGCCACGGCCTGA
- a CDS encoding 1,4-dihydroxy-2-naphthoate polyprenyltransferase has translation MATPGQWVAGARPRTLPAAVSPVLAGTGVAAYVDHAVWWKALLALVVSLALQVAVNYANDYSDGIRGTDADRVGPMRLVGSGAATPGAVKRAAFLAFAVAGVAGLVLAATTAWWLVAVGLVCVLAAWFYTGGARPYGYLGLGEVMVFVFFGLVAVLGTTYVQTESFDLPALYAAVGVGALACAILVANNLRDIPTDTVAGKRTLAVLLGPDRTRGLYALLVAAAVVACVAVAVSTSWWALLGLGFLVPALRGVCTVLSGAVGPALIPVLQSTGLAELVWAALVGVPLLLVG, from the coding sequence GTGGCAACTCCCGGTCAGTGGGTCGCCGGCGCGCGGCCCCGGACCCTCCCCGCAGCGGTCTCGCCGGTGCTCGCCGGCACCGGCGTCGCGGCGTACGTCGACCACGCGGTCTGGTGGAAGGCGCTGCTCGCGCTCGTCGTGAGCCTGGCCCTGCAGGTCGCGGTCAACTACGCCAACGACTACTCCGACGGCATCCGCGGCACCGACGCCGATCGCGTCGGCCCGATGCGGCTCGTCGGCTCCGGTGCCGCGACGCCCGGCGCCGTGAAGCGGGCGGCGTTCCTGGCCTTCGCCGTGGCCGGCGTGGCCGGCCTGGTGCTGGCCGCGACGACCGCGTGGTGGCTGGTCGCCGTCGGCCTGGTCTGCGTCCTCGCCGCGTGGTTCTACACCGGCGGCGCGCGGCCCTACGGCTACCTCGGCCTGGGCGAGGTGATGGTCTTCGTGTTCTTCGGGCTCGTCGCGGTGCTCGGGACGACGTACGTGCAGACCGAGTCCTTCGACCTCCCCGCGCTGTACGCCGCGGTCGGCGTCGGCGCGCTGGCCTGCGCGATCCTCGTGGCCAACAACCTGCGCGACATCCCCACCGACACCGTGGCCGGCAAGCGCACCCTCGCGGTCCTGCTCGGCCCGGACCGCACGCGCGGGCTCTACGCGCTGCTCGTCGCGGCCGCGGTCGTGGCCTGCGTCGCGGTGGCCGTCTCCACGTCGTGGTGGGCGCTGCTCGGGCTCGGCTTCCTGGTCCCGGCGCTGCGCGGGGTCTGCACCGTGCTGTCGGGGGCGGTCGGTCCGGCGCTCATCCCGGTGCTGCAGTCGACGGGCCTGGCCGAGCTGGTGTGGGCCGCGCTGGTCGGCGTACCGCTGCTGCTGGTCGGGTAG
- a CDS encoding o-succinylbenzoate synthase: MSETRVYAVALHHRFRGITVREGMLLRGEAGWGEWSPFLEYEPAVAEPWLRAAEEAAAGDWPAPVRSSVPVNVTVPAVQASRAHAIVTAGGCTTAKVKVAEPGQTLADDQARLEAVRDALGPSGRVRIDANGAWSVDEAVAAIPVLDRSAGGLEYVEQPCTTVDELATVRRAVSVPIAADESIRRVADPYLVRDREAADIAVLKVQPLGGVRACLRIAEEIGLPVVVSSALETSVGIAAGVALAAALPSLPYACGLATVQLLTADVVGEPLLPVDGALPVRRPAVDPHALDILGASADRVAHWEARLAACRAVAAS; the protein is encoded by the coding sequence GTGAGCGAGACCCGGGTGTACGCCGTGGCGCTGCACCACCGGTTCCGGGGCATCACGGTGCGCGAGGGGATGCTGCTGCGCGGCGAGGCCGGGTGGGGCGAGTGGAGCCCGTTCCTGGAGTACGAGCCCGCCGTGGCCGAGCCCTGGCTCCGCGCGGCCGAGGAGGCCGCGGCGGGCGACTGGCCCGCGCCGGTGCGCTCCTCGGTGCCGGTGAACGTCACCGTGCCCGCCGTACAAGCGTCGCGGGCGCACGCGATCGTCACCGCCGGTGGCTGCACCACGGCCAAGGTCAAGGTGGCCGAGCCCGGCCAGACGCTGGCCGACGACCAGGCCCGGCTCGAGGCGGTGCGCGACGCGCTCGGCCCGTCCGGGCGGGTGCGGATCGACGCCAACGGCGCCTGGTCGGTCGACGAGGCGGTCGCCGCCATCCCGGTGCTGGACCGCTCCGCGGGCGGGCTGGAGTACGTCGAGCAGCCGTGCACCACCGTCGACGAGCTCGCCACCGTGCGCCGCGCGGTGTCCGTGCCCATCGCCGCCGACGAGTCGATCCGGCGGGTCGCCGACCCCTACCTGGTCCGCGACCGGGAGGCCGCCGACATCGCCGTGCTCAAGGTCCAGCCACTCGGCGGGGTCCGCGCGTGCCTGCGCATCGCCGAGGAGATCGGCCTGCCCGTGGTCGTGTCCTCGGCGCTGGAGACGTCGGTCGGCATCGCCGCCGGGGTCGCGCTGGCCGCGGCGCTGCCCTCGCTGCCGTACGCCTGCGGGCTGGCGACGGTCCAGCTGCTCACCGCCGACGTGGTGGGCGAGCCGCTGCTGCCCGTCGACGGTGCGCTGCCCGTGCGCCGCCCGGCCGTCGACCCGCACGCGCTCGACATCCTGGGCGCGTCCGCCGACCGGGTCGCGCACTGGGAGGCGCGGCTGGCCGCGTGCCGGGCGGTGGCCGCCTCGTGA
- a CDS encoding AMP-binding protein, giving the protein MELRGTTPEVVTALSAWVSASDDEPLVVETSGSTGRPKRVVLSRRAVLASVRATARRLGGEGRWLLALPAAYVAGAQVVCRSVVAGEPPVLLEEHGSFAEAAAGVDFVSLVPTQLVRMLEVSEEVDALRSLHTVLLGGGPIDPALRARAAGAGVRVVATYGSAETAGGCVYDGVALDGVALATEADGRLRVAGPTLFEGYDGDPELTARVLVDGWFRTEDAARIDEDGRLQVLGRLDDVVVTGGVNVPAPVVARRLRMHPAVREAEVLGVPDEEWGNRLVAFVVGDLALEDARAWVAEAHPRSWAPRQLVALEALPLLGNGKVDRLRLAALAGS; this is encoded by the coding sequence GTGGAGCTGCGGGGGACGACGCCGGAGGTCGTGACCGCGCTGAGCGCCTGGGTCTCCGCGTCCGACGACGAGCCGCTGGTCGTGGAGACGTCCGGCTCGACCGGCCGACCCAAGCGGGTGGTGCTGTCGCGGCGGGCCGTGCTGGCCTCGGTGCGCGCGACCGCCCGGCGGCTGGGCGGGGAGGGGCGGTGGCTGCTGGCCCTGCCCGCGGCGTACGTCGCCGGCGCGCAGGTCGTGTGCCGCTCGGTCGTGGCCGGGGAGCCGCCGGTGCTGCTCGAGGAGCACGGCTCGTTCGCCGAGGCCGCGGCCGGCGTGGACTTCGTCTCGCTGGTGCCGACCCAGCTGGTCCGGATGCTGGAGGTGTCCGAGGAGGTCGACGCGCTGCGCTCGCTGCACACCGTGCTGCTGGGTGGCGGGCCGATCGACCCGGCCCTGCGTGCCCGGGCGGCCGGGGCGGGCGTGCGCGTCGTCGCGACCTACGGCTCGGCCGAGACCGCGGGCGGCTGCGTGTACGACGGCGTCGCGCTCGACGGCGTCGCGCTGGCCACCGAGGCCGACGGGCGGCTGCGGGTGGCGGGACCGACGCTGTTCGAGGGCTACGACGGCGACCCCGAGCTGACCGCGCGGGTGCTGGTCGACGGGTGGTTCCGCACCGAGGACGCGGCGCGCATCGACGAGGACGGCCGGCTCCAGGTCCTGGGCCGGCTGGACGACGTGGTGGTCACCGGGGGCGTCAACGTGCCCGCGCCCGTGGTGGCCCGCCGGCTGCGGATGCACCCGGCCGTGCGGGAGGCCGAGGTGCTCGGCGTACCGGACGAGGAGTGGGGCAACCGGCTGGTCGCCTTCGTGGTCGGTGACCTCGCGCTCGAGGACGCGCGGGCGTGGGTGGCCGAGGCGCACCCGCGCTCGTGGGCGCCGCGGCAGCTGGTCGCCCTCGAGGCGCTGCCGCTGCTGGGCAACGGCAAGGTGGACCGGCTGCGGTTGGCGGCCCTGGCCGGGTCGTAG
- a CDS encoding DUF4229 domain-containing protein has protein sequence MKEFVVYTGLRLLLFAATFGIVVGVWTAVGDSANIFVAVIAAFVVSGLGSYFLLDRQREALARHVEARASRAAAAFEQRRAREDAESD, from the coding sequence GTGAAGGAGTTCGTCGTCTACACCGGGCTGCGGCTGCTGCTGTTCGCCGCGACCTTCGGCATCGTGGTCGGGGTGTGGACGGCCGTGGGCGACTCGGCCAACATCTTCGTCGCGGTCATCGCCGCCTTCGTGGTCAGCGGCCTCGGCTCCTACTTCCTGCTGGACCGGCAGCGCGAGGCGCTGGCCCGTCACGTCGAGGCGCGTGCGTCCCGCGCGGCCGCCGCGTTCGAGCAGCGGCGGGCCAGGGAGGACGCCGAGTCCGACTAG
- a CDS encoding N-acetylmuramoyl-L-alanine amidase, with the protein MTTDDDSGAQGPRRRHVLRAATATVLGAGVVTGTGAGVLRALNSSDGSAGGRLLLQADATSGVGILERGLKGLGLKAQSASSWQTPVLDTSLVSMTGFTWRAGTRTPPRILVRYRTGGRWSLWLPAPLLHDEPDRTSGEGNGKTGTGLVLCPALDQPADGIQVQVNGALPPELSVTLIHADRLAGDARVAAEASRSSARVVAAKADTTPVSAPTIYSRAQWGANESWRDGAPRYNDTILQAHIHHSASGNGYAQADVPALIRSFYKYHTKSLGWSDIAYNFLVDAYGTIWEGRYGGVDQAVRGAHTLGFNASSTGFCVIGNLDQVAPTQATLNSLAALAAWKLSMYARDPQGWTQVVSEGSDKFPSGRTVTLPVIDGHRDTNDTACPGGNLYAQLPALRTAAAGGIAAATLKLKQPYVISGKATLGHTLTVADGKFKPNTAAVTYQWLRNGTPIAGAVASSYVVAPEDVGQTVGVVVTGSLPGVAPVAQSVAADRAARSIPTLAIRTQRKPGGKVIVHVDVTAPGIAVPDGQVQILLGKAQRTVAVKKGKAIARFVGVDPGRWKVRVKYSQGTNSRPGKGSDWVRVPGRGPRARTSA; encoded by the coding sequence GTGACTACTGACGACGACTCGGGCGCCCAGGGCCCCCGACGACGACACGTGCTGCGTGCCGCCACGGCGACGGTCCTCGGTGCGGGGGTCGTCACGGGGACCGGCGCGGGGGTGCTGCGCGCCCTGAACTCCTCCGACGGCAGCGCCGGCGGCCGGCTGCTCCTGCAGGCCGACGCCACCAGCGGGGTCGGCATCCTGGAGCGCGGGCTCAAGGGCCTCGGGCTCAAGGCCCAGAGCGCCAGCAGCTGGCAGACGCCGGTCCTGGACACCTCGCTGGTGTCGATGACCGGCTTCACCTGGCGGGCCGGGACGCGGACGCCACCGCGGATCCTGGTGCGCTACCGCACCGGCGGCCGCTGGTCGCTGTGGCTGCCCGCGCCACTGCTACACGACGAGCCGGACCGCACGTCGGGCGAGGGCAACGGCAAGACCGGCACCGGCCTGGTGCTGTGCCCTGCCCTCGACCAGCCGGCCGACGGCATCCAGGTCCAGGTCAACGGCGCGCTGCCGCCCGAGCTCTCCGTCACGCTCATCCACGCCGACCGGCTGGCCGGCGACGCCCGCGTCGCGGCGGAGGCGTCGCGCTCGAGCGCCCGGGTCGTGGCGGCGAAGGCCGACACCACGCCGGTCAGTGCACCGACGATCTACTCGCGCGCGCAGTGGGGCGCCAACGAGAGCTGGCGCGACGGCGCCCCGCGCTACAACGACACGATCCTGCAGGCGCACATCCACCACAGCGCCTCGGGCAACGGCTACGCGCAGGCCGACGTACCCGCCCTGATCAGGAGCTTCTACAAGTACCACACCAAGTCGCTGGGCTGGTCCGACATCGCCTACAACTTCCTGGTCGACGCCTACGGGACGATCTGGGAGGGCCGGTACGGCGGCGTGGACCAGGCCGTCCGCGGCGCGCACACGCTCGGCTTCAACGCCTCCTCGACCGGCTTCTGCGTCATCGGCAACCTCGACCAGGTCGCGCCGACGCAGGCCACCCTCAACTCCCTGGCCGCGCTGGCGGCGTGGAAGCTGTCGATGTACGCCCGCGACCCGCAGGGCTGGACCCAGGTCGTCTCCGAGGGCAGCGACAAGTTCCCGAGCGGCCGCACGGTCACCCTGCCGGTCATCGACGGCCACCGCGACACCAACGACACCGCGTGCCCCGGCGGCAACCTCTACGCCCAGCTGCCCGCCCTGCGCACGGCGGCCGCCGGTGGGATCGCCGCGGCCACGCTCAAGCTCAAGCAGCCCTACGTCATCAGCGGCAAGGCCACCCTCGGCCACACGCTCACCGTGGCCGACGGCAAGTTCAAGCCCAACACGGCCGCGGTGACCTACCAGTGGCTGCGCAACGGTACGCCGATCGCCGGCGCGGTCGCCTCGTCGTACGTCGTGGCGCCGGAGGACGTCGGCCAGACCGTCGGCGTCGTGGTCACCGGCTCGCTCCCGGGTGTCGCACCGGTCGCCCAGAGCGTCGCCGCAGACCGCGCGGCGCGGTCGATCCCGACCCTGGCCATCCGCACCCAGCGCAAGCCGGGCGGCAAGGTCATCGTGCACGTCGACGTGACGGCGCCCGGGATCGCGGTGCCCGACGGCCAGGTGCAGATCCTGCTCGGCAAGGCCCAACGCACGGTCGCGGTCAAGAAGGGCAAGGCCATCGCCCGCTTCGTGGGCGTCGACCCGGGTCGCTGGAAGGTGCGCGTGAAGTACTCCCAGGGCACCAACAGCCGCCCCGGCAAGGGCAGCGACTGGGTCCGGGTGCCCGGCAGGGGCCCGCGGGCCCGCACGTCGGCGTAG
- a CDS encoding MFS transporter translates to MSGHLGSILPSNPLTRRLAAQSVLFAVGEGTFITGSAVFFTQIVGLSAGQVGIGITVAGLFKFLLSVPLGRLVDRVGAQRMWALGATGSAALYAAWPFIEGFAAFLVMMVALSLVEVAGWSGAGAYSLAAFPREERVQSQAFRRSALNLGFTLGALFSGIALAFDNDDLVRAVPVFTAVVLAANAFFVTRLPAAAHAVERAVDDQPARGSALRNRGFVLLNVCDGVLGTNQVLLNVVIPLWLVQETDAPRVLLAWLFGTNTVMAVLLQVAAARGVDSVDRSLRAARISAGFFVLSCLVVLVTHDTIGWVTIALVWLGHVTVTGAELFQSASHWGFLAELSDPERLGEYQGAASLGSTLGEVWAPAAYTFLAIEWGAPGWIVIAGIVVLATLGMGPTSRAAQRFLARDSAVDPQPA, encoded by the coding sequence GTGTCCGGGCACCTTGGCAGCATCCTGCCGTCGAACCCCCTCACGCGGCGACTGGCCGCGCAGTCGGTGCTCTTCGCGGTCGGCGAGGGCACCTTCATCACCGGCAGCGCTGTCTTCTTCACCCAGATCGTGGGCCTGAGCGCCGGTCAGGTCGGCATCGGCATCACCGTGGCCGGGCTGTTCAAGTTCCTCCTGTCGGTGCCGCTCGGCCGGCTCGTGGACCGGGTGGGCGCCCAGCGGATGTGGGCCCTGGGGGCGACCGGGAGCGCCGCGCTCTACGCCGCGTGGCCGTTCATCGAGGGGTTCGCGGCCTTCCTCGTGATGATGGTGGCGCTGAGCCTGGTCGAGGTGGCCGGGTGGTCCGGGGCCGGCGCGTACTCCCTCGCGGCGTTCCCGCGCGAGGAGCGGGTCCAGTCGCAGGCCTTCCGCCGCTCCGCGCTCAACCTCGGCTTCACCCTCGGCGCCCTCTTCAGCGGCATCGCGCTGGCCTTCGACAACGACGACCTGGTGCGCGCGGTCCCGGTCTTCACCGCCGTCGTCCTCGCCGCCAACGCCTTCTTCGTCACCCGGCTGCCGGCCGCGGCCCACGCCGTGGAGCGGGCGGTCGACGACCAGCCCGCCCGCGGCAGCGCCCTGCGCAACCGCGGCTTCGTCCTGCTCAACGTCTGCGACGGCGTGCTCGGCACCAACCAGGTGCTGCTCAACGTCGTCATCCCGCTCTGGCTGGTCCAGGAGACCGACGCCCCGCGCGTGCTGCTGGCCTGGCTCTTCGGGACCAACACCGTCATGGCGGTGCTCCTGCAGGTCGCGGCGGCGCGCGGCGTGGACTCGGTCGACCGCTCACTGCGCGCGGCCCGGATCAGCGCCGGCTTCTTCGTGCTCTCCTGCCTGGTCGTGCTCGTCACCCACGACACCATCGGCTGGGTGACCATCGCCCTGGTCTGGCTCGGCCACGTCACCGTGACCGGCGCGGAGCTGTTCCAGTCCGCCTCGCACTGGGGCTTCCTCGCCGAGCTGTCCGACCCCGAGCGGCTCGGCGAGTACCAGGGCGCGGCCAGTCTCGGCAGCACGCTCGGCGAGGTGTGGGCGCCGGCGGCCTACACCTTCCTGGCCATCGAGTGGGGCGCGCCCGGCTGGATCGTCATCGCCGGCATCGTGGTGCTGGCCACGCTCGGCATGGGTCCCACGTCACGCGCGGCACAACGGTTCCTCGCCCGCGACTCGGCGGTGGACCCGCAGCCTGCTTGA
- a CDS encoding thiamine pyrophosphate-dependent enzyme → MTLPLGPRTVVVAGDDAGPRARRLAADAGWPLLAEPTSGARTGPALRTYRLLLGTDLAADVERVVLFGHPTLSRPVQRLLSRPGVEVLDASPSWVRPYAVTPLPEPEVAGPDDPAWLEAWRAADASVARQLDALLAGAGFTAYAVAGAVARALPPGGHLVVGASNPIRDLDLMAPAYDVGSRRKVIANRGLSGIDGTVSTAIGASLARREGNRNLALMGDVTFLHDAGGLVLGPDEPRPDLTIVVVNDDGGSIFATLEQGGPEYAHAHERLFATPHHVDLAALCAATRTPHWRVDSTAELEHALAQPNGGIEVVEAVVDRTRRRALDEAIRALRP, encoded by the coding sequence GTGACGCTCCCGCTCGGGCCGCGCACGGTCGTGGTCGCCGGCGACGACGCCGGCCCCCGCGCGCGCCGGCTGGCCGCCGACGCCGGCTGGCCGCTGCTGGCCGAGCCCACGTCGGGTGCGCGGACCGGCCCCGCGCTGCGGACCTACCGGCTGCTGCTGGGCACCGACCTGGCCGCCGACGTGGAGCGCGTCGTGCTCTTCGGCCACCCCACGCTGTCCCGCCCGGTGCAGCGGCTGCTCTCGCGGCCCGGCGTCGAGGTCCTGGACGCGTCGCCGTCGTGGGTCCGGCCCTACGCCGTCACGCCGTTGCCCGAGCCCGAGGTGGCCGGTCCCGACGACCCGGCCTGGCTCGAGGCGTGGCGGGCCGCCGACGCCTCGGTCGCGCGGCAGCTCGACGCGCTGCTCGCCGGGGCCGGCTTCACGGCGTACGCCGTCGCGGGCGCCGTCGCCCGCGCCCTCCCGCCGGGCGGCCACCTGGTCGTCGGCGCCTCGAACCCGATCCGCGACCTCGACCTCATGGCCCCGGCGTACGACGTGGGCAGCCGCCGCAAGGTCATCGCCAACCGCGGCCTGTCCGGCATCGACGGCACCGTCTCGACCGCGATCGGCGCGTCGCTGGCCCGCCGCGAGGGGAACCGCAACCTCGCGCTGATGGGCGACGTGACGTTCCTGCACGACGCCGGCGGCCTGGTCCTCGGACCCGACGAGCCCCGCCCGGACCTGACGATCGTGGTCGTCAACGACGACGGCGGCTCGATCTTCGCCACGCTGGAGCAGGGCGGCCCGGAGTACGCCCACGCCCACGAGCGGCTCTTCGCCACACCGCACCACGTCGACCTGGCCGCCCTCTGCGCCGCCACCCGCACCCCGCACTGGCGCGTCGACTCCACCGCCGAGCTCGAGCACGCCCTGGCCCAGCCCAACGGCGGCATCGAGGTGGTCGAGGCCGTCGTCGACCGGACCCGCCGCCGCGCGCTGGACGAGGCGATCCGGGCGCTCAGGCCCTAG
- a CDS encoding GNAT family N-acetyltransferase, with product MTALVRPDARLHASWAACVHEFGPETVHGAGLWHREGPVDLTRAGLEELLALWGPYADPAAALPEGSVHCDYLWITAGDEVIGFLAVRHRLNAWLLEEGGHIGYSIRPSRRRQGHASAALALGVRRAAGLGLDRVLVTCDEDNVASARTIETNGGAYEDSRNGKRRYWVATGISAAARPTADGRSAAPA from the coding sequence ATGACCGCGCTCGTCCGCCCCGACGCCCGGCTGCACGCGAGCTGGGCCGCCTGCGTCCACGAGTTCGGCCCCGAGACGGTCCACGGCGCCGGCCTGTGGCACCGCGAGGGCCCGGTCGACCTCACCCGGGCCGGGCTGGAGGAGCTGCTGGCCCTCTGGGGGCCGTACGCCGATCCGGCCGCCGCGCTCCCCGAGGGCTCGGTGCACTGCGACTACCTCTGGATCACCGCCGGCGACGAGGTCATCGGCTTCCTGGCGGTGCGGCACCGGCTCAACGCCTGGCTGCTCGAGGAGGGCGGGCACATCGGCTACTCCATCCGGCCCTCGCGCCGCCGCCAGGGCCACGCGTCCGCGGCGCTCGCGCTCGGCGTACGGCGCGCCGCCGGCCTCGGCCTCGACCGCGTGCTGGTCACCTGCGACGAGGACAACGTCGCCTCGGCGCGGACCATCGAGACCAACGGCGGCGCCTACGAGGACAGCCGCAACGGCAAGCGCCGCTACTGGGTCGCGACCGGGATCAGCGCTGCTGCTCGACCAACTGCGGACGGAAGAAGCGCAGCACCCGCATGA
- a CDS encoding thiamine pyrophosphate-binding protein encodes MTALVAAGVREVVLAPGSRNAPLAFAVFDAAEAGLLRLHTRIDERTAGFLALGLTKGGSRAAVVCTSGTAVANLHPAVLEACHARVALVAVTADRPARLRGTDANQTTDQVGVFGPLVPTVDVSAELSSVADGLVHLNVQLDDPLVPADRWVP; translated from the coding sequence GTGACGGCACTGGTCGCGGCGGGAGTCCGGGAGGTGGTCCTCGCGCCCGGCTCGCGCAACGCGCCGCTGGCCTTCGCGGTCTTCGACGCCGCCGAGGCCGGGCTGCTGCGGCTGCACACGCGCATCGACGAGCGGACCGCCGGCTTCCTCGCGCTCGGACTGACCAAGGGCGGCTCGCGGGCGGCCGTCGTGTGCACCTCCGGGACGGCCGTGGCCAACCTGCACCCGGCCGTGCTGGAGGCCTGCCACGCCCGCGTGGCGCTGGTCGCGGTCACCGCCGACCGGCCCGCGCGGCTGCGCGGCACCGACGCCAACCAGACCACCGACCAGGTCGGGGTGTTCGGGCCGCTGGTGCCGACGGTCGACGTGTCCGCCGAGCTGTCCTCGGTCGCGGACGGGCTCGTGCACCTCAACGTCCAGCTCGACGACCCGCTCGTGCCCGCGGACCGGTGGGTGCCGTGA